GACGATCTATATAAATCGTGGCCGTGCCATCTTCTTCGGAATAGACGACATGGTCATCCCACAATTTGTCGTAGAGCGTGCGTAACATGAATAACCTCGAAAACTTTTATTTACGAACAGAGATGTTAGGAACCTTGCGTGAAGTATCTCCAACATATAGCTGGCGTGGACGACCAATCTTGTACTCAGAATCAGTAATCATTTCTTCCCACTGAGCAATCCAGCCTACCGTTCTTGCCAAGGCAAATACACAAGTGAACATTTCGGTTGGGATGCCCAAAGCGCGCTGAACAATTCCGGAGTAGAAGTCGACGTTTGGATAGAGCTTACGGCTAACAAAATATTCATCTTCCAAAGCAATCTTCTCAAGAGTCATGGCTAACTTGAACAATGGGTCATTCTCTAGACCCAACTCTTTCAATACTTCATGACAAGTTTCACGCATCAGCTTTGCACGTGGGTCGAAGTTTTTGTAAACGCGATGACCAAAGCCCATCAAGCGAACGCTGGAGTTCTTATCTTTGACTTGGGCAATGAACTCATGAATCTTATCTACACCACCGCTAGCCTGAATGTCATTTAGCATCTCTAAGCAAGCTTCATTTGCACCGCCGTGCGCTGGACCCCAGAGGCAAGCAATACCAGCAGAGATAGCAGCGAATGGATTGGTGCCCGACGAGCCACACAAGCGCACTGTTGAAGTAGAGGCATTTTGCTCATGGTCAGCATGCAAGGTAAAGATGCGATCTAAAGCGCGCACCAATACTGGATTGATCTTGTACTCTTCGCACGGTGTTGCAAACATCATACGCATGAAGTTCGCCGTGTAAGACAAGGAGTTGTCTGGGTAGATGAATGGCTGCCCTACGGAATATTTATAAGACATTGCTACCAAGGTTGGCATCTTAGCAATCAAACGAATCTGCGCAATTTCGCGAGCCTTAGGTTGACTGTAATCAATGGCGTCATGGTAAAAAGCTGCCATCGCACCAACCAAGCCAGTTAAAACAGACATTGGGTGTGCATCGCGACGGAAACCACGCAAGAAAAATTGCATTTGCTCATGAACCATCGTGTGGTGCATTACCAAATCCTCGAAATCTTTTTTCACGGCGGCATTTGGAAGCTCACCATTAATTAGAAGATAGCAAACTTCCAAGAAATCGCAGTTATGCGCAAGATCTTCAATTGGGTAACCACGATAGAGCAACTCCCCTTTATCACCATCGATATAAGTGATTTTGCTATTGCAGGAAGCGGTAGATAAAAAACCTGAATCGTAAGTGAACTTACCGGTTTGACCGTAAAGTTTACGAATATCAATTACATCAGGACCAACAGTGCCCTTGTAGATTGGCAAGTCGATATCTGGTGTGCCGTCCGAAAACGATAATTTTGCCTTGATGTCCGATTCAATCATTTCTAATCCCTAGTCATTCAAATTGATAATTACCACAACATGCTGAGTTATTTCTGTCTCAGCTTTTGTAAAACCCCCTTAAACGAGGCCTCTTGAGATTCTTTTTCCAATCCAGCCACAGAATCCCTGCGACTAATTAAAAGGTCCATCAAGTCATTGTCTTCCAAAGCAAATAACAGGCTCAATACTTTTCCATCTTCTACGCTTAATTGTGAGCCATAGCGCTCAAAAAAACGCTGCAGAATAAGATCGTTTTCAAGCAAACCCCTGCGGGCATCACTCTTTAAGCGATATAACTCTGCATTACTGAGGGTCATACGGCCCTGCGAACCATCAATTCCTTGATCTTGCCAATTGCCTTGGTTGGATTGAGATTCTTAGGGCAAACATCCACGCAGTTCATGATAGTGTGGCAACGGAATAAACGGTATGGGTCTTCTAAGTTATCTAAACGCTGCGCTGTATCTTCATCACGGCTATCTGCAATAAAGCGATAGGCCTGAAGCAAACCGGCTGGTCCAACAAACTTATCTGGATTCCACCAGAAAGATGGGCATGAAGTTGAACAAGAAGCACACAAGATGCACTCATATAAGCCATTTAATTCTTCACGCTCTTCAGGACTCTGGAGACGCTCTTTCTCTGGGAATGGATTGTCATTAATCAAGTAAGGCTTGATGGACAGATATTGCTTAAAGAACAAAGTCATATCGACAATCAAATCACGCACCACTGGTAAACCAGGCAATGGGCGCAATGTAATGACTTTAGGCAAGGTCAACATATTTGTTAAGCAAGCCAATCCGTTCTTACCGTTAATATTCATAGCATCTGAACCACACACGCCTTCACGACATGAGCGGCGATAGGTAATGCTTTCATCCTGCTTCTTTAAAGAAATCAAGGCATCCAACAACATACGCTCACCAGTTAATTCAAGTTCGTAGCGCTCCATACGTGGCGCGGCATCGACATCTGGGTCGTAGCGGTAAATTTCAAATACACGAATATCACTCATTTTTAATTTCTCTTCACTTAGAAAGTACGTTCTTTAGGAGGGAAAGACTCAACAGTCAATGGCTTGAGGACAACTGGCTTATAGTCAAGTCGGTTACCTTCGCTATACCAAAGCGTGTGCTTCATCCAGTGCTCATCATCACGCTCTTGATGGTCATCATGTGAATGTGCGCCGCGACTTTCTTTGCGAGCAGCCGCTGAAATCATGGTCGCGTTTGCCGCTTCAATTAAGTTTGCAACTTCTAAAGCTTCGATACGTGCCGTATTGAAAATCTCAGACTTATCCTTAAGCCATATGTGCTTAGCGCGCTCAGTTAACTTAGCCATTTGACGAACACCCTCGTCCATCAACTCTTGATTACGGAATACCCCGGCGTATTTCTGCATAGTCTTACGAATATCGTTTGCAACATCTTGGGCATACTCACCAGAGGAGGACTCATCAAGAGCAGCAATACGAGCTAGAGTTTGCTCACCAGCATTTGCAGGCAATGGCTTAAATTCACGATTCTTGAGATCCATAGCAA
This genomic stretch from Polynucleobacter corsicus harbors:
- a CDS encoding succinate dehydrogenase assembly factor 2 produces the protein MTLSNAELYRLKSDARRGLLENDLILQRFFERYGSQLSVEDGKVLSLLFALEDNDLMDLLISRRDSVAGLEKESQEASFKGVLQKLRQK
- the gltA gene encoding citrate synthase, producing the protein MIESDIKAKLSFSDGTPDIDLPIYKGTVGPDVIDIRKLYGQTGKFTYDSGFLSTASCNSKITYIDGDKGELLYRGYPIEDLAHNCDFLEVCYLLINGELPNAAVKKDFEDLVMHHTMVHEQMQFFLRGFRRDAHPMSVLTGLVGAMAAFYHDAIDYSQPKAREIAQIRLIAKMPTLVAMSYKYSVGQPFIYPDNSLSYTANFMRMMFATPCEEYKINPVLVRALDRIFTLHADHEQNASTSTVRLCGSSGTNPFAAISAGIACLWGPAHGGANEACLEMLNDIQASGGVDKIHEFIAQVKDKNSSVRLMGFGHRVYKNFDPRAKLMRETCHEVLKELGLENDPLFKLAMTLEKIALEDEYFVSRKLYPNVDFYSGIVQRALGIPTEMFTCVFALARTVGWIAQWEEMITDSEYKIGRPRQLYVGDTSRKVPNISVRK
- a CDS encoding succinate dehydrogenase iron-sulfur subunit, producing the protein MSDIRVFEIYRYDPDVDAAPRMERYELELTGERMLLDALISLKKQDESITYRRSCREGVCGSDAMNINGKNGLACLTNMLTLPKVITLRPLPGLPVVRDLIVDMTLFFKQYLSIKPYLINDNPFPEKERLQSPEEREELNGLYECILCASCSTSCPSFWWNPDKFVGPAGLLQAYRFIADSRDEDTAQRLDNLEDPYRLFRCHTIMNCVDVCPKNLNPTKAIGKIKELMVRRAV